The Exiguobacterium acetylicum genome includes a window with the following:
- a CDS encoding transcriptional regulator, with protein MNFNLFKNHVRFKIALELIDLEDGLSIMQLNQRLTDVPQSTLYRQVNAMMDDQLLKVVAVQRVGKVEEKIYALNTSGYQISEADWNSATYDEKVNFVSFYFMYVLQQYQTYFEQTVQTKGQDHSTFSIAKLQLTDETFNDFQQDMRTLLEKYHHLETEDQASERTVSLVILP; from the coding sequence ATGAACTTTAATCTATTCAAAAACCATGTCCGTTTTAAGATTGCGCTCGAATTGATTGACCTCGAAGACGGCTTATCGATCATGCAACTGAATCAACGCTTAACGGATGTACCGCAGTCGACCTTATACCGACAAGTCAATGCGATGATGGACGACCAGTTGTTGAAAGTCGTTGCCGTTCAGCGCGTCGGAAAAGTCGAAGAGAAGATCTATGCCTTGAACACAAGCGGTTATCAGATTAGTGAAGCGGACTGGAACAGTGCAACGTACGATGAAAAAGTAAATTTCGTATCGTTCTACTTCATGTACGTCTTACAGCAGTACCAGACCTACTTCGAACAGACCGTTCAAACGAAAGGTCAGGACCACTCGACGTTCTCGATTGCGAAATTGCAACTGACGGATGAAACCTTCAATGATTTTCAACAGGACATGCGGACACTGCTCGAAAAATATCATCACCTAGAGACGGAAGACCAAGCAAGCGAACGGACCGTCTCACTCGTCATCCTACCGTAG
- a CDS encoding ABC transporter ATP-binding protein codes for MIQISHLKLSLQRRLILDDISFTIHEYECLGLIGPNGAGKTTLLKCLSGIINSDPGSITMYNRPIRQQKQVIGYLSQQTDFKPWMTCEQSLRFFGSLSGLNRATLTERIPIVLQEVGLGDQQTEVIERLSGGMRQRLGIAQAILHEPTLLILDEPASALDPSGRHDINQLILRLKKRMTIIVSTHLLEDAKTCCDRFLVIKHGRLLGPLAHQRDVNPYQIQIETLTPAPPLSTTIFPKIQMDRINPCNYQFSAQHPLDLSQVATTLINEGWSIASIAYQPIGLEKRFLDMVADV; via the coding sequence ATGATCCAGATTTCGCATCTCAAGCTTTCACTTCAACGCCGTCTTATCCTAGACGATATTTCCTTTACGATTCACGAATATGAATGCCTCGGTCTGATTGGACCAAATGGTGCCGGAAAAACGACACTCCTGAAATGCCTCAGTGGAATCATCAACAGTGATCCTGGTTCGATCACGATGTATAATCGCCCGATCCGACAACAAAAACAGGTCATCGGCTACTTATCGCAACAGACTGATTTCAAGCCTTGGATGACGTGCGAACAGTCACTGCGCTTTTTTGGAAGTTTGTCTGGTCTTAATCGCGCAACGCTAACCGAGCGGATTCCAATTGTCTTACAAGAAGTCGGATTAGGCGACCAACAAACAGAAGTGATTGAACGCTTATCCGGCGGTATGCGCCAACGCCTCGGAATCGCCCAAGCAATCTTACATGAACCAACGTTATTGATTTTAGACGAACCCGCGTCCGCACTCGATCCAAGCGGTCGACATGATATCAACCAGTTGATCCTTCGTTTAAAAAAACGGATGACGATTATCGTCTCGACCCATCTCTTAGAAGACGCGAAGACGTGTTGCGACCGTTTTTTAGTCATTAAGCACGGTCGATTGCTGGGTCCGCTCGCGCATCAACGCGACGTTAATCCCTACCAGATTCAAATCGAGACGCTCACACCTGCCCCACCCCTTTCGACTACTATTTTTCCAAAGATACAGATGGATCGAATCAACCCGTGCAACTATCAGTTCTCAGCACAGCACCCGCTGGATCTTTCCCAAGTGGCCACGACCTTGATTAACGAAGGATGGTCGATTGCTTCGATTGCCTATCAACCGATTGGACTTGAGAAGCGTTTTCTCGACATGGTGGCGGATGTATGA
- a CDS encoding PLDc N-terminal domain-containing protein: MNTDFSALSQLDWERFLPLLLIYISINLVLLSCACIDWFRRKDRIATPTTWLLIILLVQPIGSILYFVLGRRMTA; the protein is encoded by the coding sequence ATGAATACAGATTTCTCTGCCTTATCACAACTCGACTGGGAACGATTTTTGCCGTTGTTACTGATTTATATCTCCATCAACTTGGTTCTGCTCAGTTGCGCCTGCATCGATTGGTTCAGACGAAAAGACCGAATTGCCACCCCGACTACATGGTTATTGATCATTCTCCTCGTCCAGCCGATCGGCTCGATTCTTTACTTCGTCCTCGGAAGGAGGATGACCGCATGA
- a CDS encoding cupin — MQIYQFKKEVGKKITKFDSNFVMSQIMQTEKVTHIGCIHLEKDGVVGYHQAVVPQLLLIVEGEGFVRGDTDEFISIQSGEAVFWNQEEWHETKTDTGLTAIVIESEELDTSALVAL, encoded by the coding sequence ATGCAGATCTATCAGTTCAAAAAAGAAGTTGGTAAGAAAATTACGAAGTTCGATTCTAATTTTGTGATGTCACAGATCATGCAGACCGAGAAAGTGACGCACATCGGATGTATCCATTTAGAGAAGGATGGAGTGGTCGGTTATCACCAAGCGGTCGTGCCACAACTTCTGTTAATTGTAGAGGGGGAAGGCTTTGTAAGAGGGGATACGGATGAATTCATCAGCATCCAGAGTGGTGAAGCCGTATTTTGGAATCAAGAAGAATGGCATGAAACGAAGACAGATACGGGGTTAACGGCGATTGTAATCGAAAGTGAGGAACTCGATACGTCAGCACTCGTTGCCCTATAA